The DNA region GGACGCCTCCACGGAGACCGCGATGGTCTTCGGCGAGCTGTACCGACACGGCGCGGAGTGGAAGTTCCGTGCCATCGGTCAGGGGTATGCCTCAGGTCTGCGCGGCATCGCGCAGGACTTCGGCGTCAACGTCTGAGCCACCCCGGGGCCGTCGTCCGGCCCCGGGCAGCTTCAACCGCTTCACCTTTTTTCCGTCCGGCGTCGCACACTCCTAGTGCGGCGCCGGACGTGCTCGACAACCCAATGGCTTGACCGGGGAGGACAAGGATCATGGGCGTCACGCTCGCCAAGGGGGGCAATGTCTCCCTCTCCAAGGCCGCACCGAACCTCACACAGGTGATGATCGGGCTCGGCTGGGACGCACGCTCGACCACCGGAGCAGACTTCGACCTCGATGCCAGCGCGCTGCTGTGCAACTCGGGGCGGGTGCTCGGTGACGAGTGGTTCATCTTCTACAACCAGCTCAAGAGCCCCGACGGCTCGGTCGAGCACACCGGGGACAACCTCACGGGTGAGGGCGACGGCGACGACGAGTCACTCCTGATCGACCTCTCCAAGGTGCCCGCCAACGTCGACAAGATCGTCTTTCCCGTCTCGATCCACGACGCCGACAACCGGGGCCAGACCTTCGGTCAGGTCAGCAACGCCTTCATCCGGGTCGTCAACCAGGCCGACGGCCAGGAGCTCGCCCGCTACGACCTCTCCGAGGACGCCTCCACGGAGACCGCGATGATCTTCGGCGAGGTCTACCGCTACGGCGCCGAATGGAAGTTCCGCGCGGTGGGACAGGGGTACGCGTCCGGTCTGCGGGGCATCGCCCTGGACTTCGGGGTCAACGTCTCGTAGGGCCGCCGGGTCCGGGGAGGTGCCCCCGGTGACCGAAGGAGAGGCCACCGCCCGCCGTGCACCGAAAGCAGTGTGGCGGGTGGGGCCGAAGGCGCGTCACTGGCGTCCGCACCCTCTGGACCTGCGACTCTCCAGGTGGGGTGGCCCGGCCCTCTCGTCCGAGGGGTCGTCCCTCTAGACTTTGTGGTCAATGTTTCGTAAAGCCGGGTACGGCGGGGGGAAACCCCCTCCGGACTTCGTCCGGGGGTAGCCCCCCAACTCATGATTGGGTAGCCAGTGGTTCTGAAAACCTTCGGCTGGTCGTTCGCGGTCACCGCGCTCGGCTTGGTCGCAGCGGTGCTGATCGACGGATGGACCGCGTTCGGGATCGTGCTGATCCTGTCGATCCTCGAGATCTCGCTGTCGTTCGACAACGCGGTGGTCAACGCCGGAATCCTGAAGAAGATGAGTGCCTTCTGGCAGAAGATCTTCCTCACCATCGGCATCCTGATCGCCGTCTTCGGCATGCGGCTCGTATTCCCCGTCGTGATCGTCGCGATCAGTGCCTCGCTCGGACCCATCGAGGCGGTCGACCTGGCACTGAACGACGCCGACCGCTACCAGGAACTGGTCACCGACGCCCACCCGTCGATCGCGGCCTTCGGTGGCATGTTCCTGCTGATGATCTTCCTCGACTTCATCTTCGAGGACCGTGACATCAAGTGGCTCGGCTGGCTGGAGCGCCCGCTCGCCAAGCTCGGCAAGGTCGACATGCTCTCGGCCTGCATCGCGCTCATCATCCTGCTGATCACCGCGCTGTACCTCGCCCCGAAGGCCCACCTGCACGCCGGATCCGCCGACAAGGCGGAGACGGTGCTGCTCTCCGGCGTCGCCGGACTCATCACCTACCTGGTCGTCGGTGGACTCTCCGGCTTCTTCGAGAACCGTCTCGAGGAAGCGGAGGAGCGTGAGCACGAGGCCGAGGAGGAGGCCCAGCGCGAGGGCAAGAAGGTCTCCGCAGGGGCGCTCGTCGGCAAGGCCGCCTTCTTCATGTTCCTGTACCTCGAGGTCCTGGACGCGTCGTTCTCCTTCGACGGCGTCATCGGCGCCTTCGCCATCACGAACGACATCATCCTGATGGCCCTCGGCCTCGGCATCGGCGCCATGTACGTCCGGTCGCTCACGGTCTACCTGGTCCGCCAGGGCACCCTCGACGACTACGTCTACCTGGAGCACGGCGCGCACTACGCGATCGGCGCCCTCGCCGGCATCCTGCTCATCACGATCCGCTTCGAGGTCAACGAGATCGTCACCGGCCTCATCGGTGTCGTCCTGATCGCCTGGTCCTTCTGGTCCTCCGTGCGCCGCAACCGAGCAATCGCGGCCGCAGAGGGAAAAGCTGAGGCCTCGGACGACAAGGCTGAGATCTCGTCCGGGGTGTGACACCGCTCCGAGTGAGGAACGCTCTGTGAGGGGCGGCCGTCGAGGGATTCCTCGCGGCCGCCCCGGCGCATTCGTCGAGGTGAACAGGGAAGCGTGGGGGCGGGAATGAGCTTCTGGGAAGGCTTGTGGCGCGGACGGTCGACAGACTTCGACTCGGGCAGCGCGGCGACCAACGCCATCGAACTGACCAAACGGAACCACACCATCTCGCTCACCAAACAGGGCGCCGCCACCGGCAACCTCCGCATCAACCTGTCCTGGCGGATGCGCACCTCCGACATAGGCGGGTCCCAGCGGGAGAGCCTGCTGCGCCACCCCTTCAAGGCGTTCAAGCCGGACGTGGTGCAGGCACACACCCAGAGCATGGTCAACGTCGACCTCGACCTGGGCTGCATGTACGAGCTCGCGGACGGCACCAAGGGAGTCGTCCAGCCACTGGGCGGCTTCCTTGGCGAGCTCAACGGGGCGCCGTACGTGAAACTCAGCGGTGACGACCGCTTCGGCTCCGGCTCGGGCGAGACGATCTTCGTCAACCTCGACCACCGCGAGCAGATAAAACGGCTCCTGGTCTTCGTCTACATCTACGACCAGACCCCCGCCTTCGACCGTACGCACGCGATCGTGACGCTCTTCCCGAGCAACGGCCCCCGGATCGAGATCGGCCTCGACGAGAGGCACTCCCAGGCCAGGTCCTGCGCGGTGGTCATGATCGAGAACATCAAGAACGAACTGGTGGTGCGGCGCGAGGTGAAGTTCGTGTACGGCTTCCAGGCCGAGCTCGACCGGCTCTACGGCTGGGGACTCCAGTGGGGTCGCGGCTACAAGACGAAAGCCGACCGCTGACCACCGTTGCCACTGGGCTCAGCCGGGGCGCCCAAGAGCTCGACGGGGAAGGTTCGGCGGCGGCGGGCTTGTTGTGGCTTGTCGCGCAGTTCCCCGCGCCCCTTGGGGGCGGGGGCGCTGCCGCCCTATCGGCCGATGAACTGAGGGCCCTGCGGGGGCAACCGGAAGTCCGGGTCCGGGAGGGGAGCCACCGGCTGGGGGTAGCCGTAGCCGGACTGGGCGGTTGCCGGGGCGGGCTGGGCCGGGGCCGTCTGCGGGTAGCCGTAGGCGGGCTGGCTGGTGGGCTGTGGGTAGCCGTACGCGGGCTGGACGGCGGGCGGCTGCTGCCGGGTGGGCTCCGGACCCGCGGCGGCCGGTGGATAGCCGTACGACGGCTGCTGGGGCATCGGGGGCAGCTGCGTGGGCTGCTCAGGCGGCAGCGGCTGCGCACCGGCGGGCGGGCCGGGCAGCGCGGACGCCGACTGGTCCCCGCCCTCGGACTCGTCCACCGAGATGCCGTAGTCCGACGCCAGACCCTGCAGGCCGTTCGAATAGCCCTCGCCGAGCGCCCGGAACTTCCAGCCCTCGCCACGCCGGTACAGTTCGCCGCAGACCAGGGCGGTCTCCTCGCCGGTCTGTGGCTTGATGTCGAAGTACGCCACCGGCTCGGCGTCCCCGAGCACCGCGTCGTACAGCAGGATCCGCAGGGAGCTGACCCGGTCGAAGGTGACGCCGTCGGCCGAAGCGACAAGGAGAATTCGTCCCACTCCATTGTCAACGCCGACGAGATCCGACTGAATCGTGTCGGTGAGCCCCTCGGCGAGACCCTCGTTCACGCGCTTCTTGCCGAGTCGCCAGACCTTGCCCGAAGGATGCCGGGGCTGGTTGTAGAAGACGAAGTCCTCGTCGGA from Streptomyces sp. NBC_00258 includes:
- a CDS encoding TerD family protein is translated as MGVTLAKGGNVSLSKAAPNLTQVMIGLGWDARSTTGADFDLDASALLCNSGRVLGDEWFIFYNQLKSPDGSVEHTGDNLTGEGDGDDESLLIDLSKVPANVDKIVFPVSIHDADNRGQTFGQVSNAFIRVVNQADGQELARYDLSEDASTETAMIFGEVYRYGAEWKFRAVGQGYASGLRGIALDFGVNVS
- a CDS encoding DUF475 domain-containing protein, producing MVLKTFGWSFAVTALGLVAAVLIDGWTAFGIVLILSILEISLSFDNAVVNAGILKKMSAFWQKIFLTIGILIAVFGMRLVFPVVIVAISASLGPIEAVDLALNDADRYQELVTDAHPSIAAFGGMFLLMIFLDFIFEDRDIKWLGWLERPLAKLGKVDMLSACIALIILLITALYLAPKAHLHAGSADKAETVLLSGVAGLITYLVVGGLSGFFENRLEEAEEREHEAEEEAQREGKKVSAGALVGKAAFFMFLYLEVLDASFSFDGVIGAFAITNDIILMALGLGIGAMYVRSLTVYLVRQGTLDDYVYLEHGAHYAIGALAGILLITIRFEVNEIVTGLIGVVLIAWSFWSSVRRNRAIAAAEGKAEASDDKAEISSGV
- a CDS encoding TerD family protein: MSFWEGLWRGRSTDFDSGSAATNAIELTKRNHTISLTKQGAATGNLRINLSWRMRTSDIGGSQRESLLRHPFKAFKPDVVQAHTQSMVNVDLDLGCMYELADGTKGVVQPLGGFLGELNGAPYVKLSGDDRFGSGSGETIFVNLDHREQIKRLLVFVYIYDQTPAFDRTHAIVTLFPSNGPRIEIGLDERHSQARSCAVVMIENIKNELVVRREVKFVYGFQAELDRLYGWGLQWGRGYKTKADR
- a CDS encoding TerD family protein, which encodes MTHAMLKGSNVPLDATAVRAVLRWTPGRGVPDVDASALLLGPDGRVRSDEDFVFYNQPRHPSGKVWRLGKKRVNEGLAEGLTDTIQSDLVGVDNGVGRILLVASADGVTFDRVSSLRILLYDAVLGDAEPVAYFDIKPQTGEETALVCGELYRRGEGWKFRALGEGYSNGLQGLASDYGISVDESEGGDQSASALPGPPAGAQPLPPEQPTQLPPMPQQPSYGYPPAAAGPEPTRQQPPAVQPAYGYPQPTSQPAYGYPQTAPAQPAPATAQSGYGYPQPVAPLPDPDFRLPPQGPQFIGR